The stretch of DNA TTATACAATGATTCAATAAGTAATTTGTTTTTAATAGCGATAGCTTGCAGATTGTTGTAACCACTAACATCAAGTTTTTTTGCAATGTTAGTTCTATGATTGTCAATTGTTTTTGGGCTATTGAATAGTGCTTCAGCTATTTCAGAAGTTGACAAATTTTCTGATATTTTATAAAGTATTTTTATTTCAGTTTTAGTTAGTTCACTAAGGTTTCTTATTAAGTTTTCAACATCTATAAATTCTTCTTTATGTCTCTCAAAAAAGGCTTTGCAATTTCTGCCTGTATAATAATTCCCCTTTTTTAATTCATTTAAACATATCTTAATTTCTTCATGCATCCCATCTTTAAATAAAA from Flavivirga spongiicola encodes:
- a CDS encoding response regulator transcription factor, which gives rise to MEKLKVLVADDHYIVRLGLKILINSFEGFEVTLDVENGQEALDNIEAVDYLILDLEMPVVNGVEALKRLKQNYSEKKVVLLTNCMDIPTLIKAKKLKPNGFLFKDGMHEEIKICLNELKKGNYYTGRNCKAFFERHKEEFIDVENLIRNLSELTKTEIKILYKISENLSTSEIAEALFNSPKTIDNHRTNIAKKLDVSGYNNLQAIAIKNKLLIESLYNSTE